The Yersinia intermedia genome window below encodes:
- the gntX gene encoding DNA utilization protein GntX, giving the protein MLTIVSQCWLCRQSLYHPRHGICCYCKRHLPKLPPCCPRCGLPCTNTALPCGRCLNAPPRWASITFVSDYAPPLNRLIKKLKFNGVTQLAPVLARLLLLRWLDACRQGKVIRPERIISVPLHRWRCWRRGYNQTDLLAQPLAHWLSCHYSHMTLQRVRATPPQQRLKATARRKNMRGIFRCTQSLRGQHIALLDDVVTTGSTLNEIADLLWSEGIASLQVWCICRTL; this is encoded by the coding sequence ATGCTAACAATCGTCAGCCAGTGTTGGCTATGCCGACAATCGTTATATCACCCACGGCACGGTATTTGTTGTTACTGCAAGCGCCATTTACCTAAATTGCCGCCCTGTTGCCCTCGTTGCGGCTTGCCTTGCACCAATACCGCGTTACCTTGTGGCCGCTGCCTTAATGCGCCACCCCGCTGGGCAAGCATCACCTTTGTCAGCGATTACGCCCCGCCCTTGAACAGGTTGATAAAAAAGCTCAAATTTAATGGCGTCACACAATTAGCACCGGTACTGGCCCGTTTACTATTGCTACGCTGGCTCGATGCCTGCCGTCAGGGTAAGGTTATCAGGCCAGAAAGAATCATTAGTGTGCCTTTACACCGTTGGCGTTGTTGGCGGCGCGGCTATAACCAAACAGACCTGTTAGCACAGCCATTGGCACACTGGCTTAGTTGCCATTACAGTCATATGACGTTACAGCGAGTGCGGGCTACACCACCGCAGCAGCGATTAAAGGCTACCGCGCGGCGTAAAAATATGCGGGGGATATTTCGCTGTACGCAGTCTCTGCGTGGGCAACATATTGCGCTGCTGGATGATGTCGTAACAACGGGTAGTACACTGAATGAGATAGCTGATCTACTATGGTCCGAGGGGATTGCCTCTCTACAGGTGTGGTGTATCTGCCGAACCTTGTAG
- a CDS encoding FeoC-like transcriptional regulator, which produces MASLLQLRDAIALCGSTGANQLSQQLATPLPLVEAMLERLTAMGKIERIEQDNRGCLTGSCKRCPEGNNHCNIVIYQIKNHH; this is translated from the coding sequence ATGGCAAGCCTACTACAACTACGCGATGCCATCGCTCTGTGTGGCAGCACAGGAGCGAATCAGCTAAGCCAGCAATTGGCAACGCCTTTACCTCTGGTTGAGGCCATGCTGGAAAGGCTAACGGCAATGGGCAAGATTGAACGCATTGAACAAGATAATCGTGGGTGTCTGACAGGCAGTTGCAAGCGTTGCCCTGAAGGAAATAATCACTGTAATATCGTGATTTATCAGATAAAAAATCATCATTAA
- the bioH gene encoding pimeloyl-ACP methyl ester esterase BioH: MKQLYWNIYGEGDCDLVLLHGWGLNAEVWHCIIDRLAPHFRLHLVDLPGYGRSKDFGAMSLPDMAKIVLQQAPEQALWLGWSMGGLVASQIALTQPERVRGLITVSSSPCFTAHDEWPGIRPEVLAGFQQQLSEDFQRTVERFLALQTLGTASARQDARLLKAVVLQHQMPAVEVLIGGLDILRTADLRPALVESALPMLRIYGYLDGLVPRKVASLLDSTWPHSQSVVMKGSAHAPFISHPDDFSKLLIDFLAHVDAKITLK; the protein is encoded by the coding sequence ATGAAACAACTTTATTGGAACATCTATGGCGAAGGCGATTGCGATCTTGTGCTGCTGCACGGATGGGGGCTGAACGCCGAAGTCTGGCATTGCATAATTGATAGACTCGCACCGCATTTTCGTCTGCATTTGGTGGATCTCCCCGGTTATGGGCGTAGCAAAGATTTTGGTGCGATGTCACTGCCTGATATGGCAAAAATTGTCTTACAACAAGCGCCAGAGCAGGCTTTGTGGCTCGGCTGGTCGATGGGTGGGCTGGTGGCCAGTCAGATAGCCTTGACTCAGCCAGAGCGTGTGCGCGGGCTGATCACCGTCTCCTCCTCGCCATGTTTTACCGCACATGATGAATGGCCGGGGATTCGGCCGGAGGTCTTGGCTGGTTTCCAACAACAGTTAAGTGAAGATTTTCAGCGTACGGTTGAGCGTTTTCTGGCATTGCAAACTCTGGGGACGGCAAGTGCACGACAGGATGCCCGTTTATTGAAAGCGGTGGTGCTACAACACCAGATGCCGGCGGTAGAAGTGTTAATCGGTGGGCTAGATATTCTGCGTACTGCCGATTTACGGCCAGCACTGGTCGAGAGTGCTCTGCCCATGCTGCGTATTTATGGTTATCTGGATGGGTTGGTACCGCGCAAAGTCGCCTCGTTACTAGATAGCACCTGGCCGCATAGTCAGTCGGTAGTGATGAAGGGATCAGCGCATGCCCCCTTTATTTCTCATCCTGATGATTTTTCAAAATTACTTATCGACTTTTTAGCGCATGTTGACGCTAAAATCACACTGAAATAG
- the nfuA gene encoding Fe-S biogenesis protein NfuA — protein sequence MITITDAAQSHFAKLLANQEEGTQIRVFVINPGTPTAECGVSYCPPDAVEATDTVLKFEQLSAYVDEMSKPYLEDAEIDFVTDQLGSQLTLKAPNAKMRKVDDTAPLMERVEYVLQSQINPQLAGHGGRVTLMEITPDALAILQFGGGCNGCSMVDVTLKEGIEKELLQKFPELKGVRDLTEHQRGEHSYY from the coding sequence ATGATCACAATAACAGACGCAGCACAATCTCATTTTGCCAAACTGTTGGCAAATCAAGAAGAAGGCACCCAAATCCGTGTATTTGTTATCAACCCCGGAACACCAACCGCTGAATGCGGCGTGTCTTATTGCCCACCGGATGCGGTCGAAGCAACAGATACCGTACTAAAATTTGAGCAGTTATCAGCTTATGTTGATGAAATGAGCAAGCCTTATTTGGAAGACGCTGAAATCGATTTCGTCACTGACCAACTAGGTTCTCAACTGACACTGAAAGCGCCAAATGCCAAAATGCGTAAAGTTGATGATACTGCACCATTGATGGAGCGGGTTGAATATGTTCTGCAATCGCAGATTAACCCACAACTGGCAGGGCATGGTGGCCGTGTGACACTGATGGAGATCACACCAGATGCATTGGCTATCCTGCAATTTGGCGGCGGCTGTAACGGGTGTTCTATGGTTGATGTCACACTGAAAGAAGGCATCGAAAAAGAGCTGTTGCAGAAATTCCCAGAATTGAAAGGTGTGAGGGATTTGACCGAGCATCAGCGCGGCGAGCATTCCTATTACTAA
- the malQ gene encoding 4-alpha-glucanotransferase: protein MDRKSLDQAATLAGIAASYINAHGKPQAILPETKQQLLAAMGRTYVPQDTQTESAPLPVVKVFTFGSPMQLPMAGSGDYHWQLQTEKGELHQGRISAKKTLTLPSSLPQGYHRLILEQGLQQWQCSIIVAPKRCYEPDALLAGKKLWGACVQLYTLRSERNWGIGDFGDLSQMLEQVGERGGAFIGLNPIHALYPANPQSASPYSPSSRRWLNVVYIDVNRVDEFQHSEAAQLWWHQPETQQVLAEVRANEWVDYPQVMQLKLMALRLAFPLFTARKAKDARMQAFHQFVEQGGRSLHQQAAFDALHAHLSAQDPMMWGWPVWPEKYRDGHSTAVADFCREYASDVTFYLWLQWLAATQFDSCFRNSQSRKMPIGLYRDLAVGVAEGGAETWCDRELYCLKASVGAPPDILGPLGQNWGLPPMDPHVMVARAYQPFIDLLRANMTSCGALRIDHVMALLRLWWIPYGQTAAQGAYVKYPVDDLLAILALESQRHHCMVIGEDLGTVPVEIVAKLRDSGVYSYKVLYFEHDSENTFRAPQSYPAQAMATITTHDLPTLRGYWQSDDLTLGNKLGLYPDQQILKQLYLDRERAKQGLLEGLHHYGCLPKRVGHKASLLSMSPVLNRGLQRYVADSASALLGLQPEDWLDMATPVNIPGTSEEYPNWRRKLTTTLEEMFADSQINRLLKDLDKRRKNVSAG from the coding sequence ATGGATCGTAAATCGCTCGATCAAGCAGCAACACTGGCAGGGATAGCCGCCAGCTACATTAATGCTCATGGTAAGCCGCAGGCTATTTTGCCGGAAACCAAGCAGCAGTTGTTGGCGGCCATGGGGCGTACCTACGTGCCTCAGGACACCCAGACAGAAAGTGCACCACTACCGGTGGTGAAAGTATTTACTTTTGGTAGCCCAATGCAGCTACCAATGGCGGGTTCAGGCGATTATCACTGGCAATTACAGACAGAAAAAGGTGAGTTGCATCAGGGGCGTATCAGTGCAAAAAAGACACTGACATTGCCCTCTTCTCTGCCGCAGGGTTATCACCGTTTGATTCTTGAACAAGGCTTACAACAGTGGCAGTGTTCAATTATTGTGGCACCGAAACGTTGCTATGAGCCAGATGCGTTGCTGGCCGGGAAAAAGTTATGGGGCGCTTGTGTGCAGCTCTATACCCTGCGTTCCGAACGCAACTGGGGTATCGGTGATTTTGGTGATCTTAGCCAGATGTTGGAGCAAGTGGGCGAGCGTGGTGGTGCCTTTATCGGTTTGAATCCGATTCATGCGCTGTATCCGGCTAATCCACAGAGTGCTAGCCCCTATAGCCCCTCGTCAAGACGCTGGCTAAACGTGGTTTATATCGACGTGAACCGCGTGGATGAGTTTCAGCATAGCGAAGCGGCGCAACTCTGGTGGCATCAGCCAGAAACGCAACAGGTGCTGGCTGAAGTTCGGGCTAATGAGTGGGTTGATTATCCGCAGGTCATGCAACTTAAATTGATGGCGTTGCGTTTGGCATTCCCGCTGTTTACTGCCCGTAAAGCAAAAGATGCACGGATGCAGGCATTCCACCAGTTTGTGGAACAAGGCGGTCGTAGCCTGCATCAACAAGCCGCTTTTGATGCGCTACATGCGCATTTGAGTGCACAAGACCCAATGATGTGGGGCTGGCCGGTGTGGCCAGAAAAATACCGTGATGGGCACAGCACTGCGGTGGCTGATTTTTGCCGCGAATACGCGAGTGATGTGACCTTCTATCTATGGTTACAGTGGTTGGCCGCCACTCAGTTTGATAGCTGTTTTCGCAACAGCCAGTCACGAAAAATGCCGATTGGCTTATACCGCGATTTAGCCGTTGGTGTGGCTGAAGGCGGTGCTGAAACTTGGTGTGACCGCGAGTTATATTGCCTGAAAGCCTCGGTAGGGGCTCCGCCTGATATTTTAGGGCCGCTGGGCCAGAACTGGGGGTTGCCGCCAATGGACCCGCACGTCATGGTTGCGCGTGCCTACCAACCCTTTATCGATTTACTGCGCGCTAATATGACCAGTTGTGGCGCTCTGCGTATTGACCATGTGATGGCCTTATTGCGTCTGTGGTGGATCCCCTATGGGCAGACTGCCGCTCAGGGGGCTTACGTTAAATATCCGGTCGATGATCTTTTGGCGATATTGGCGCTGGAAAGTCAGCGTCATCACTGCATGGTGATTGGTGAGGATTTAGGCACGGTACCCGTAGAAATTGTGGCTAAGCTGCGTGACAGTGGGGTGTATTCCTACAAAGTGCTCTATTTTGAGCATGACAGTGAGAATACCTTCCGTGCGCCGCAGTCTTATCCGGCACAGGCGATGGCCACCATTACGACCCACGATTTGCCGACCTTACGGGGCTATTGGCAAAGTGATGATCTGACGTTGGGGAATAAGCTGGGGTTATATCCAGACCAACAGATATTGAAGCAGCTTTATCTTGATCGGGAACGGGCTAAGCAAGGGTTATTGGAAGGGTTACATCACTATGGCTGCCTGCCAAAGAGGGTAGGTCACAAAGCGTCACTCCTCTCGATGAGCCCAGTCCTTAACCGAGGATTACAGCGCTATGTTGCCGACAGCGCCAGCGCATTACTGGGTTTGCAACCAGAAGATTGGTTGGATATGGCGACGCCGGTAAACATTCCTGGTACCAGTGAGGAGTATCCAAACTGGCGGCGTAAATTGACCACGACGTTGGAAGAGATGTTTGCTGACAGCCAGATTAATCGTTTATTGAAGGATTTGGATAAGCGGCGTAAGAATGTGTCGGCGGGGTGA
- the feoB gene encoding Fe(2+) transporter permease subunit FeoB produces the protein MKALTIGLIGNPNAGKTTLFNQLTGARQRVGNWAGVTVERKEGHFTTAQHQVTLVDLPGTYSLTTISEQTSLDEQIACHYILSGEADLLINVIDAVNLERNLYLTLQLVELGIPCIVALNMLDIAKSQHIDIDINALSQQLGCPVIPLVSTRGQGINELKSSIDELQPVPFKALVNYPPVLLSEVDKLVEAMPEFWPVQQRRWLALQILEGDIYSLARAGIAPSIVGVARDNLRASQHEDPELVIADARYQSIARICDVVGNSQQAEPNRLTQALDKVILNRWLGVPIFLFVMYLMFVLAINIGGALQPIFDIGSAAIFIQGLQWVGYTLHFPQWLTIFLAQGVGGGINTVLPLVPQIGMMYLFLSFLEDSGYMARAAFVMDRLMQALGLPGKSFVPLIVGFGCNVPSIMGARTLDAQRERLITIMMAPFMSCGARLAIFAVFAAAFFGQDGASIVFSLYLLGIAVAILTGLVLKYTIMRGEASPFVMELPVYHVPHLKSLLLQTWQRLKGFVLRAGKVIVIASIFIGGLNSFSFSGKPVDSINDSALASVSKVLTPLLAPMGVHGDNWQATVGLVTGAMAKEVVVGTLNTLYTAEQIKNEPFDAESFNLPGELAGAVKITWQGLKDTFSLSVLSNPIEASKGDGEMAAGSMGMMSSKFGSSIAAYSYLIFVLLYVPCVSVMGAIARETSRGWMTFSILWGLNVAYSLATLFYQAATFHQHPPQSLMIMAVVIMVNVLILFGLRRARSRVTVRLQNSKPANCCQSAGNDCH, from the coding sequence ATGAAAGCACTCACAATCGGCCTGATCGGCAACCCCAATGCAGGTAAAACTACCCTTTTCAATCAGTTAACCGGTGCCCGTCAACGGGTGGGGAACTGGGCCGGGGTTACGGTGGAGCGCAAAGAAGGCCATTTCACTACCGCGCAGCATCAGGTGACACTGGTTGACCTGCCGGGAACCTACTCCCTGACCACCATTTCTGAGCAAACTTCGCTGGATGAGCAAATTGCTTGTCACTATATTTTGAGTGGCGAAGCTGACCTGCTGATTAATGTTATTGATGCGGTCAATCTGGAGCGCAATCTCTATCTGACACTGCAACTGGTTGAATTGGGTATCCCCTGTATTGTGGCGCTCAATATGTTGGATATTGCCAAAAGCCAGCATATCGATATTGATATCAATGCGTTATCACAGCAATTAGGCTGCCCGGTTATTCCGCTGGTCTCCACCCGTGGGCAGGGTATCAATGAATTAAAAAGCAGTATTGATGAGCTTCAGCCGGTTCCCTTTAAGGCTTTGGTTAACTACCCGCCAGTGCTACTCAGTGAAGTGGATAAGTTGGTAGAGGCCATGCCTGAGTTCTGGCCAGTGCAGCAGCGCCGTTGGCTGGCACTGCAAATATTGGAAGGTGATATCTATAGCCTGGCACGTGCTGGCATCGCCCCCTCAATCGTGGGAGTGGCGCGCGACAATCTGCGAGCAAGCCAACACGAAGATCCCGAACTGGTGATAGCCGATGCCCGTTATCAAAGTATTGCCCGCATCTGTGATGTGGTCGGTAACTCGCAACAAGCGGAACCAAACCGCCTGACACAAGCGCTTGATAAAGTGATCCTTAATCGCTGGTTAGGTGTACCGATCTTTCTGTTTGTCATGTATTTAATGTTCGTATTAGCCATCAATATCGGTGGTGCGTTGCAGCCCATCTTTGATATTGGCTCTGCGGCTATCTTTATTCAGGGGCTGCAATGGGTGGGTTATACCCTGCATTTCCCACAGTGGTTGACCATCTTCCTCGCTCAAGGCGTAGGGGGTGGGATTAATACCGTGCTGCCGTTGGTGCCACAAATTGGCATGATGTACCTGTTCCTCTCCTTTTTAGAAGACTCCGGCTATATGGCCCGAGCCGCGTTTGTGATGGATCGGCTGATGCAAGCGCTGGGGTTACCGGGTAAATCCTTTGTACCGCTGATTGTCGGTTTCGGCTGTAATGTGCCCTCGATCATGGGTGCACGAACGCTGGATGCGCAACGCGAACGCCTGATCACCATCATGATGGCTCCCTTTATGTCCTGTGGCGCGCGGCTGGCGATTTTTGCTGTCTTCGCAGCGGCATTCTTCGGCCAGGACGGGGCCAGTATCGTTTTCTCTCTCTATCTGTTGGGCATCGCGGTTGCCATTCTCACCGGGCTGGTGCTGAAATACACCATTATGCGTGGCGAGGCCTCACCCTTTGTGATGGAACTGCCGGTTTACCATGTGCCCCACCTCAAGAGCTTGTTATTGCAAACCTGGCAACGGCTAAAAGGTTTTGTACTGCGCGCTGGGAAAGTGATTGTCATCGCCAGTATCTTCATCGGCGGCCTAAACAGCTTCTCTTTCAGTGGCAAACCGGTAGATAGCATCAATGACTCAGCACTGGCATCAGTCAGTAAAGTGCTGACGCCATTGCTGGCCCCCATGGGTGTCCATGGCGATAACTGGCAGGCAACCGTAGGGTTAGTGACCGGTGCCATGGCAAAAGAAGTGGTGGTAGGGACACTCAATACCCTCTATACCGCAGAGCAGATTAAGAACGAGCCCTTTGATGCTGAGAGCTTCAACTTACCGGGCGAATTGGCGGGGGCAGTTAAAATCACCTGGCAGGGTTTAAAAGATACTTTTAGCCTTAGCGTGTTATCAAATCCCATTGAAGCCAGCAAAGGTGATGGCGAAATGGCGGCCGGTTCGATGGGCATGATGAGCAGTAAATTCGGTTCCAGCATTGCCGCCTATAGCTATCTGATATTTGTGTTGCTCTATGTGCCCTGCGTCTCGGTCATGGGGGCTATCGCTCGGGAAACCAGCCGTGGCTGGATGACCTTCTCAATTCTGTGGGGGCTGAATGTGGCCTACTCACTGGCAACCCTGTTCTATCAGGCAGCAACCTTTCACCAGCATCCGCCACAAAGCCTAATGATTATGGCTGTGGTTATTATGGTTAATGTATTAATTTTGTTTGGATTGCGCCGCGCGCGGAGCCGGGTAACCGTCCGATTGCAAAACAGTAAGCCCGCGAATTGTTGTCAGAGTGCTGGCAATGATTGTCACTAA
- the feoA gene encoding ferrous iron transporter A, whose amino-acid sequence MHLIPQRSYKIVGFSPEISPAYRQKLLSLGMLPGSSFNVVRLAPLGDPIQIETRRVSLVLRKKDLDLLTLDLQP is encoded by the coding sequence ATGCATCTTATCCCGCAGCGTTCCTATAAAATTGTTGGTTTCTCGCCTGAAATCAGCCCGGCTTACCGGCAGAAATTATTGTCATTGGGTATGCTACCCGGCTCTTCATTTAATGTTGTCCGCCTGGCGCCATTAGGTGACCCCATACAGATAGAAACCCGTCGGGTCAGTCTGGTGCTACGGAAAAAAGACTTAGACCTGCTTACGCTGGACCTGCAACCCTAA
- a CDS encoding YdgH/BhsA/McbA-like domain containing protein, whose translation MNLLKNLAVALVVTGVSFGAMAAKEITKEEAKKYEKIGTITTSGQATSPMDVKEELSKLADEKGGKYYVIIAEREKKKFDANADVYK comes from the coding sequence ATGAATTTATTGAAAAATCTGGCTGTTGCTCTGGTTGTGACTGGGGTTTCTTTTGGCGCGATGGCGGCGAAAGAAATTACCAAAGAAGAAGCGAAAAAGTACGAGAAGATCGGCACTATCACCACGTCGGGTCAGGCAACATCGCCGATGGATGTGAAAGAAGAACTGTCAAAATTGGCTGACGAGAAAGGCGGTAAGTATTATGTGATTATCGCCGAGCGTGAGAAGAAGAAGTTTGACGCTAATGCCGATGTTTATAAGTAA